From a single Raphanus sativus cultivar WK10039 chromosome 3, ASM80110v3, whole genome shotgun sequence genomic region:
- the LOC108838313 gene encoding 40S ribosomal protein S2-2, whose amino-acid sequence MAERGGERGAERGGDRGGFGRGFGGRDGGRGRGGPRGRGGRRGGRPAEEEKWTPVTKLGRLVKDGKIQKLEQIYLHSLPVKEYQIIDLLVGPTLKDEVMKIMPVQKQTRAGQRTRFKAFVVVGDTNGHVGLGVKCSKEVATAIRGGIILAKLSVIPVRRGYWGNKIGKPHTVPCKVTGKCGSVTVRMVPAPRGAGIVAARVPKKVLQFAGIDDVFTSSRGSTKTLGNFVKATFDCLQKTYGFLTPEFWKETSFKKSPYQEYTDLLATKGTTTTKVITEGEDQAA is encoded by the exons ATGGCTGAACGTGGAGGAGAACGCGGCGCCGAGCGTGGAGGAGACCGTGGTGGCTTCGGTCGTGGATTCGGAGGTCGTGACGGTGGCCGCGGCCGTGGTGGTCCGAGAGGACGTGGTGGAAGACGCGGAGGCCGTCCCGCCGAGGAGGAGAAGTGGACACCAGTGACCAAGCTCGGCCGTCTCGTGAAGGACGGAAAGATCCAGAAGCTAGAGCAGATCTACCTCCACTCGCTCCCCGTCAAGGAGTACCAGATCATCGATCTCCTCGTCGGTCCCACCTTGAAAGACGAGGTGATGAAGATCATGCCGGTTCAGAAACAGACCAGGGCCGGTCAGAGGACGAGGTTCAAGGCCTTTGTCGTTGTCGGAGACACGAACGGACACGTGGGTCTTGGTGTGAAATGCTCCAAGGAGGTTGCCACGGCGATCAGAGGTGGGATTATACTGGCGAAGCTGTCTGTGATTCCCGTGAGGAGAGGTTACTGGGGTAACAAGATTGGGAAGCCTCATACTGTTCCTTGTAAGGTTACGGGGAAGTGTGGTTCCGTTACCGTGAGGATGGTTCCTGCTCCTAGAGGTGCTGGTATTGTGGCCGCTAGGGTTCCTAAGAAGGTTCTTCAGTTCGCTGGTATTGATGATGTTTTCACTTCCTCGAGAGGTTCTACCAAGACTCTTGGAAACTTCGTCAAG GCTACATTCGATTGCCTTCAGAAGACTTACGGATTCCTCACACCAGAGTTCTGGAAAGAGACGAGCTTTAAAAAATCGCCGTATCAAGAGTACACAGATCTGTTGGCCACGAAGGGAACTACAACTACGAAAGTCATCACCGAGGGTGAAGACCAAGCCGCCTAA
- the LOC108831746 gene encoding uncharacterized protein LOC108831746, whose translation MVNNNVNHWKCIFCYKVLTAGISRLKQHLVGGHKNAKKCPICPEHVRAELQNYMVKKAEERAALAMQFQPAVREEDVEDVDADQPKRSGIKRKNRGPLDKFVTSLPPDVLKGRKDLKGVLGVCDKELREKVCGGISRWFYDAGIPFNAATHDSFKEMTELIGQYGMGLKPPSMYELRFNLLQNEVANVDAQLVGHREEWAVKGCSIMSDGWRDSVVQKDIVNFLVNSPKGSVFIRSKEVSEVVKDATLLFKLLDDMVEEVGEMNVVQVVTDNASNYVKAGKLLEAKRPHLFWTPCAAHCLDLMLEDIGKVQAVKDAMKKCMFVNAYIYCRVPLVNMMRRFTNQRNLHRPAVTRFATSFITMSQFHLQQANLKKMVTSEEWNKSKWPKEAGARKMKQYILQEGFWRNVAYALKLTCPLVKVLRMVNGEKKPAMGYIYAAMDRAKETIAKSFKWKKEKYEKVFEMIDNRWNCQLHQPLHAAGYFLNPAVHYAHTVDVCCEEVETGLYNCITRLVREPAVQDKIMVELEVFKNASGLFGLPMAIRQREMKSPADWWSTYGSSAPNLRDFAVKVLSLTCSATGCERNWGVFQLLHTKRRNRLAQGRLNDMVFVKYNRALQRRMRRNDAKDPILLDEIDDSNEWLMGKMDGNSSNDEDDDFVHDDEDLTWSVVSEAVGAEEPSYTTRGAKTAKDNKGKGKATPSTQSKRYGPSLSHLELVDEDDDVEGELEKDASFWKDLELEYEESGSESE comes from the exons ATGGTCAACAACAACGTCAACCATTGGAAGTGTATTTTCTGTTACAAGGTGCTAACTGCTGGCATTTCACGCTTGAAGCAACATCTTGTTGGAGGGCATAAGAATGCAAAGAAGTGTCCAATCTGTCCAGAACATGTTAGAGCTGAGCTGCAGAACTACATGGTGAAAAAAGCTGAAGAAAGAGCAGCTCTAGCTATGCAGTTTCAACCTGCTGTGCGTGAAGAAGATGTGGAGGACGTGGATGCTGATCAGCCAAAACGCAGCGGTATCAAGAGGAAGAACCGTGGACCTCTGGATAAGTTTGTGACGTCTCTGCCTCCAGACGTCTTGAAAGGCAGAAAGGATTTGAAGGGAGTCTTGGGAGTTTGTGACAAGGAGCTAAGAGAGAAAGTTTGTGGAGGCATATCAAGGTGGTTTTATGATGCTGGCATTCCTTTTAATGCTGCTACACACGACAGTTTCAAGGAGATGACTGAGTTGATTGGGCAGTATGGTATGGGATTAAAGCCTCCTTCAATGTACGAGCTCCGGTTCAATTTACTTCAGAACGAAGTAGCAAACGTTGATGCTCAGCTAGTTGGTCACAGAGAGGAGTGGGCAGTGAAAGGATGCTCCATCATGTCTGATGGATGGCGTGATTCTGTGGTGCAGAAGGACATCGTGAACTTTCTGGTTAACTCACCGAAGGGTTCTGTGTTCATCAGGTCTAAAGAGGTGTCTGAAGTTGTGAAAGACGCAACATTGCTGTTCAAGCTTCTGGATGATATGGTTGAGGAAGTTGGAGAGATGAATGTCGTTCAGGTTGTGACTGACAATGCTTCCAACTACGTGAAGGCTGGGAAGCTGCTTGAAGCTAAACGCCCACATCTGTTCTGGACTCCTTGTGCTGCCCATTGTCTTGATCTGATGCTGGAGGACATCGGAAAGGTGCAAGCTGTTAAGGATGCTATGAAGAAGTGTATGTTTGTCAATGCATACATCTACTGCCGTGTTCCTCTGGTCAATATGATGAGAAGGTTCACGAACCAGAGGAACTTGCATAGGCCTGCTGTAACTCGTTTTGCAACTTCCTTCATCACAATGAGTCAATTTCACCTTCAACAAGCCaatttgaagaagatggtgaccTCAGAGGAGTGGAACAAGTCGAAGTGGCCTAAAGAAGCAGGAGCAAGAAAGATGAAGCAGTATATCCTTCAAGAGGGCTTCTGGAGGAACGTAGCTTATGCTCTTAAGCTAACTTGTCCCTTGGTGAAGGTCCTCCGGATGGTTAATGGTGAGAAGAAGCCAGCAATGGGGTATATCTATGCTGCAATGGATAGGGCAAAGGAAACTATTGCTAAGAGTTTCAAATGGAAGAAAGAGAAGTATGAGAAGGTCTTTGAGATGATAGACAATCGCTGGAACTGCCAGTTACATCAACCACTTCATGCAGCAGGTTATTTCCTCAATCCAGCTGTTCATTATGCTCATACGGTTGATGTTTGTTGTGAGGAAGTGGAGACTGGCTTGTATAACTGCATCACAAGGCTGGTTCGAGAGCCTGCTGTTCAAGACAAGATCATGGTGGAGCTTGAAGTCTTTAAGAATGCAAGTGGCCTCTTTGGTCTTCCCATGGCTATTAGGCAAAGGGAGATGAAATCACCAG cTGACTGGTGGTCAACATACGGATCATCAGCTCCAAATCTCAGAGACTTTGCAGTCAAGGTGCTAAGTCTTACATGCAGTGCAACAGGTTGTGAAAGAAACTGGGGAGTCTTTCAACTT CTGCATACCAAGAGAAGGAACCGACTAGCTCAAGGCCGATTGAATGACATGGTGTTTGTCAAATACAATCGTGCTTTGCAGCGTAGGATGAGGAGAAATGATGCCAAGGATCCAATTCTGTTGGATGAGATAGATGATAGCAATGAATGGCTAATGGGGAAGATGGATGGGAACTCATCcaatgatgaagatgatgattttgtcCATGATGATGAAGACTTGACATGGAGTGTGGTGAGCGAAGCAGTAGGAGCTGAAGAACCTAGCTACACTACTAGGGGAGCAAAAACTGCTAAGGACAACAAAGGGAAAGGAAAAGCTACTCCTTCAACTCAGAGCAAGCGCTATGGTCCATCACTTTCTCATTTGGAGTTggttgatgaagatgatgacgtTGAAGGGGAGTTAGAAAAAGATGCTAGCTTCTGGAAGGATTTGGAATTGGAGTATGAGGAGAGTGGTTCTGAATCTGAGTAG
- the LOC108835255 gene encoding uncharacterized protein LOC108835255, which produces MTEFPSSIEREVASSLLLLLSSDPILFSSPSSDRSGSEGENRSLCGEINGQVSMSFVSTRSCDSVLSNNASSSYRKSSEDDFMNFKISRKRRTNVVYSSVDSKAVKHSKKNLEFDELSKEEESCLSTGSNEVSSTESRIKATTSHEKLLQGESKKKESHRSSSVRRKAGKILEFLDSSCSSEVKIRQVLGDNADTSKALRMLVKIGYVKRSGAGGKHQPFIYKIA; this is translated from the exons ATGACCGAGTTCCCTTCTTCGATCGAGAGAGAAGTCGCGTcgtctctcctcctcctcctctcctccGATCCAatcctcttctcttctccaag TAGTGATAGATCTGGATCTGAGGGAGAAAATCGCTCGCTGTGCGGTGAAATCAACGGTCAAGTAAGCATGAGCTTCGTGTCTACGAGATCGTGCGATTCGGTTCTCTCCAACAACGCCTCGTCGTCGTATCGGAAGAGCTCTGAGGATGACTTCATGAACTTCAAG ATTTCTAGAAAACGCCGTACAAATGTGGTTTACAGCTCGGTTGATTCCAAGGCGGTGAAACACTCGAAGAAGAATCTCGAGTTTGATGAACTCTCCAAGGAGGAGGAGTCGTGCTTGTCTACAGGCTCCAACGAGGTTTCGAGCACAGAGAGCAGAATCAAGGCCACCACGAGTCATGAGAAACTACTACAGGGAGAATCTAAGAAGAAAGAGAGCCACAGGTCGAGTTCTGTTCGGCGTAAGGCTGGAAAGATCTTGGAGTTTCTCGACAGTAGCTGCTCTTCTGAAGTCAAGATCCGTCAAGTGCTTGGAGATAACGCAGATACTAGCAAAGCTCTCAGAAT GCTGGTGAAGATTGGTTATGTGAAGAGGTCTGGAGCTGGAGGAAAGCATCAGCCCTTTATTTACAAG ATTGCATGA
- the LOC108835254 gene encoding probable glycosyltransferase STELLO1, with protein MLVQDRAVPKPTKIRRFAEPKNLDFTSWVSENLSRIVISSLLIVTVASFFFLYNTTDTASLLCFHSQSTQSLQPLARPHIKWSSIQVLPDKTSPYSTFLTERWIVVSVTNHPTEELKTLVKIRGWQVLAVGNSMTPKDWSLKGSIFLSLDAQAELGYRVLDHLPYDSFVRKSVGYLFAIHHGAKKIYDADDRVEVIGGDLGKSFDVELVGEDPVLQYSHEDPNRTVVNPYVHFGQRSVWPRGLPLENVGEINHEEYYTEVFGGKQFIQQGVSNGLPDVDSVFYFTRKTTFEAFDVRFDEHAPKVALPQGVMVPVNSFNTLYHSAAFWGLMLPVSVSSMASDVIRGYWGQRLLWELGGYVAVYPPTAHRFDRVEAYPFAEEKDLHVNVGRLIKFLLAWRSGKHSFFETILDLSFAMAEEGFWTEQDLKFTADWLQDLITVGYQQPRLMSLELDRPRAAIGHGDRKEFVPRKLPSVHLGVEETGTVSSEIGNLIRWRKNFGNVVLVMFCSGPVERTALEWRLLYGRVFKTVVILSSQKNSDLYVEEAKQDHIYKHLPKIFDRYSSAEGFLFVEDDTVLNYWNLLQADKTKIWTTDKVSKSWTSVKPTGKSDWFSVQAELVKRTVSTMPAHFQVNYKEAAKNNQEALTVCSSEVFYVPKRYVTDFTELVELVGDMDLHYKVAVPMFFMSMDSPQNYDPVFGSMVYKRKSSSFNSSLSLYSAQAPAVHPWSISSEQDFIKLVGQMAEGDPLLMELV; from the exons ATGTTGGTTCAAGATCGTGCGGTGCCGAAGCCGACGAAGATCCGACGATTCGCCGAACCGAAAAACCTAGACTTCACCTCATGGGTCTCCGAGAACCTCTCAAGAATCGTCATCTCCTCCCTCCTCATCGTCACCGTAGCgtcattcttcttcctctacAACACCACCGACACCGCCTCCCTCCTCTGTTTCCACTCCCAGTCAACTCAATCCCTCCAACCCCTCGCCCGTCCCCACATCAAATGGAGCTCGATCCAAGTCCTCCCCGACAAAACCTCCCCTTACTCCACCTTCCTCACCGAGAGATGGATCGTGGTCTCGGTCACGAACCACCCCACCGAGGAGCTCAAAACCCTGGTGAAGATCCGAGGCTGGCAGGTTCTAGCCGTCGGAAACTCGATGACACCTAAAGACTGGAGTCTCAAAGGCTCCATCTTTCTCTCCCTCGACGCTCAGGCTGAGCTCGGTTACCGCGTTTTAGACCACTTGCCTTACGATTCCTTCGTGAGGAAGAGCGTTGGTTACCTCTTCGCGATCCACCACGGTGCTAAGAAGATCTACGACGCGGATGATCGTGTGGAAGTGATTGGCGGTGATCTAGGGAAGAGTTTTGACGTGGAGTTGGTTGGTGAAGATCCGGTTCTGCAGTATAGTCACGAGGATCCCAACAGGACTGTGGTGAACCCTTACGTTCATTTCGGACAGCGTTCGGTTTGGCCTAGAGGTTTGCCGTTAGAGAATGTAGGGGAGATTAATCACGAGGAGTATTACACCGAGGTGTTCGGTGGCAAGCAGTTTATACAGCAAGGGGTTTCCAACGGTTTGCCTGATGTTGATTCGGTGTTTTACTTCACTAGGAAGACTACTTTTGAAGCCTTTGATGTTAGGTTCGATGAGCATGCTCCCAAAGTGGCTTTGCCTCAGGGTGTGATGGTGCCTGTTAACTCGTTCAACACGCTTTACCATTCGGCGGCGTTTTGGGGGTTGATGCTTCCTGTTTCGGTTAGTTCCATGGCTTCTGATGTGATTAGAGGGTACTGGGGACAGAGGCTGTTGTGGGAGCTTGGTGGTTACGTTGCTGTTTATCCACCTACCGCTCACCGGTTCGATAGAGTCGAAGCGTACCCTTTCGCTGAAGAGAAGGATCTTCACGTCAACGTCGGTCGTTTGATCAAGTTCTTGCTCGCTTGGAGATCGGGGAAGCACAGTTTCTTTGAGACGATACTTGATCTGAGCTTTGCTATGGCTGAAGAAGGGTTTTGGACGGAGCAGGATTTGAAGTTCACTGCTGATTGGCTTCAGGATTTGATTACCGTCGGATACCAACAGCCTAGGCTGATGTCGCTGGAACTGGACCGGCCGCGAGCTGCTATAGGACACGGGGATAGAAAAGAGTTTGTTCCGAGGAAGCTGCCTTCGGTTCATCTCGGTGTTGAGGAGACGGGAACGGTGAGCAGTGAGATAGGGAACTTGATAAGGTGGAGGAAGAACTTTGGGAACGTTGTTCTTGTTATGTTTTGTAGTGGTCCCGTTGAACGCACTGCTCTTGAGTGGAGGTTGCTTTACGGCAGAGTGTTCAAGACGGTTGTGATATTGTCTTCTCAAAAGAACTCTGATCTCTATGTTGAAGAAGCCAAACAAGACCACATTTACAA GCATCTACCGAAGATATTTGATCGGTACAGTAGCGCAGAAGGGTTCTTGTTTGTTGAAGATGATACAGTCCTCAACTACTGGAATCTACTTCAAGCTGACAAGACTAAGATTTGGACTACAGACAAG GTGTCAAAGTCATGGACATCAGTGAAACCGACTGGGAAGTCTGATTGGTTCTCTGTACAAGCAGAGTTAGTGAAGAGAACCGTTAGTACAATGCCGGCTCATTTCCAAGTTAACTACAAGGAAGCAGCCAAGAACAATCAAGAGGCATTAACGGTATGCAGCTCAGAGGTGTTCTACGTGCCTAAACGATATGTGACCGACTTTACCGAGCTTGTGGAGCTCGTTGGAGATATGGACTTGCATTACAAGGTGGCTGTACCGATGTTCTTCATGTCGATGGATTCGCCTCAGAACTACGACCCTGTTTTTGGTTCGATGGTGTATAAGAGGAAGTCGTCTTCGTTTAACTCTTCTTTGAGTCTGTATTCTGCTCAAGCACCTGCTGTTCACCCGTGGAGCATATCGAGCGAGCAAGATTTTATCAAATTGGTTGGACAAATGGCTGAAGGCGACCCGTTACTAATGGAACTAGTATGA
- the LOC108847379 gene encoding protein N-terminal glutamine amidohydrolase, protein MSSVISELPAMDATRFQHTPFYCEENVYLLCKTLCENGVADATASDLFVVFISNEKKQVPLWHQKASTRADGIVLWDYHVICVQRKKESDSEPLVWDLDSTLPFPSPLPSYVADTIQPSFQLFPEYQRFFRVVHAPLFFKHFASDRRHMKEPDGSWTAQPPPHQPIVSQDGVLHNLSEYIAMSSADTLASLDPETLREAISQKLGVLVSHTQLQDLFTKLP, encoded by the exons atgagcaGCGTAATATCGGAGCTACCAGCGATGGATGCCACTCGATTCCAACACACTCCTTTCTACTG CGAAGAGAACGTGTATCTACTCTGCAAGACGTTGTGCGAGAACGGCGTAGCGGATGCGACGGCTTCTGATCTGTTTGTCGTTTTCATCTCCAATGAGAAGAAGCAG GTTCCACTTTGGCATCAGAAAGCTAGTACCAGAGCTGATGGGATTGTTCTCTGGGATTATCATGTCATCTGTGTCCAG AGGAAGAAAGAAAGTGACTCTGAGCCTTTAGTGTGGGATCTCGATTCCACTTTGCCTTTCCCTTCTCCGTTACCTTCCTACGTGGCTGATACTATCCAGCCTTCTTTTCAGCTTTTTCCTGAATATCAGAG GTTCTTTCGCGTTGTGCATGCTCCTCTCTTCTTTAAGCACTTTGCTTCTGATAGACGACACATGAAGGAACCTGATGGTAGCTGGACTGCTCAACCTCCACCCCATCAGCCCATTGTTTCCCAAG ATGGAGTCTTGCACAATTTGAGTGAGTACATTGCAATGAGCAGTGCTGATACATTGGCGAGCTTGGATCCCGAGACACTGAGAGAAGCAATCTCACAGAAACTTGGTGTCTTGGTAAGCCACACTCAGCTTCAGGATCTATTCACCAAGCTTCCTTAA
- the LOC108847543 gene encoding villin-2 — MSGSAKVLDPAFQGAGQKPGTEIWRIENFEAVPVPKSEHGKFYMGDTYIVLQTTQNKGGAYLFDIHFWIGKDTSQDESGTAAVKTVELDAVLGGRAVQHREIQGHESDKFLSYFKPCIIPLEGGVASGFKTPEEEVFETRLYTCKGKRAIRLKQVPFARSSLNHDDVFILDTKEKIYQFNGANSNIQERAKALEVVQYLKDKYHEGTCDVAIVDDGKLDTESDSGEFWVLFGGFAPIARKVANDDDVIPESTPPKLYCIADGQMEPIEGDLSKSMMENTKCYLLDCGAEVFVWVGRVTQMDERKAANQSAEEFLASENRPKATRVTRVIQGYESHSFKCNFDSWPSGSAAPGNEEGRGKVAALLKQQGVGLKGISKSATPVNEDIPPLLEAGGKLEVWFVDGKVKSPLPKEDIGKFYSGDCYLVLYTYHSGDRKEDYFLCCWFGNNSIQEDQDTAVRLANTMSNSLKGRPVQGRVYEGKEPPQFVALFQPMVILKGGLSSGYKSNLEEKGSPDEIYTPESIALIQVSGTGVHNNKALQVEPVATSLNSYECFLLQSGTSVFLWHGNQSAHELLELAAKVAEFLKPGVTLKHAKEGTESSTFWFALGGKQNFTSKKASPETVRDPHLFSFSFNKGKFQVEEIYNFAQDDLLTEDIYFLDTHAEVFVWVGQCVDPKEKQTVFEIGQKYIDRAGSLEGLSPKVPLYKINEGNEPCFFTTYFSWDHTKSIVQGNSFQKKAALLFGTHHVVEDKSSGGGPRQRAEALAALNSAFNSSSSRPAYSSQDRSSESQEGPRQRAEALAALTSAFSSSSTKAPPPPRSVGTSQASQRAAAVAALSQVLVAENKKTPDTSPTRRSTSSNPADDSSLNEAKDDQADASEEEEPEVKQEETEEQDESVIDPSGATFTYEQLKANSENPVTGIDYKRREAYLSEEEFPNVFGMEKDAFNNLPRWKQDLLKKKFDLF, encoded by the exons ATGTCTGGGTCAGCGAAAGTATTGGATCCTGCATTTCAAGGAGCTGGACAGAAACC AGGAACTGAGATCTGGAGAATCGAGAATTTCGAGGCGGTTCCAGTGCCTAAGTCTGAGCATGGAAAGTTCTATATGGGAGACACTTACATTGTCTTGCAG ACAACACAGAACAAAGGAGGTGCTTATCTGTTTGACATACATTTCTGGATTGGGAAAGACACTAGTCAG GATGAATCTGGAACAGCAGCTGTTAAAACAGTTGAACTCGATGCAGTTCTTGGAGGCCGTGCTGTCCAACACCGGGAAATTCAGGGTCATGAATCTGACAAATTCTTGTCTTACTTCAAGCCATGTATTATACCCTTAGAGGGTGGTGTTGCGTCTGGTTTCAAAACACCTGAAGAAGAGGTGTTCGAGACTCGGTTATATACCTGCAAAGGAAAACGTGCAATTCGTTTGAAGCAG GTTCCTTTTGCCCGTTCATCGCTGAATCATGATGATGTGTTTATCTTGGACACCAAGGAAAAGATCTATCAGTTCAACGGTGCGAACTCAAACATCCAAGAGAGAGCCAAAGCTTTGGAAGTTGTTCAGTATTTGAAAGACAAGTATCACGAAGGAACATGCGATGTTGCTATTGTTG ACGATGGAAAACTAGATACAGAATCAGATTCTGGTGAGTTTTGGGTCCTGTTTGGTGGGTTTGCTCCAATCGCAAGGAAAGTTGccaatgatgatgatgttaTCCCGGAATCAACTCCACCTAAGCTATATTG CATCGCTGATGGTCAGATGGAACCTATAGAGGGTGACCTATCCAAATCTATGATGGAAAACACTAAATGCTACCTCTTGGACTGTGGTGCTGAGGTGTTTGTATGGGTTGGTCGTGTGACTCAAATGGATGAGAGGAAAGCTGCTAATCAATCTGCTGAG GAGTTTCTTGCTAGTGAAAATAGGCCAAAGGCAACACGAGTGACACGTGTTATCCAAGGTTACGAGTCCCACTCTTTCAAGTGTAACTTTGACTCTTGGCCATCAGGCTCTGCTGCTCCTGGTAACGAAGAAGGACGAGGCAAAGTTGCTG CTTTGCTGAAGCAACAAGGTGTTGGGCTGAAGGGCATTTCGAAAAGTGCAACACCTGTGAATGAGGATATTCCACCTCTGCTTGAAGCTGGTGGAAAGTTGGAG GTTTGGTTTGTTGATGGTAAAGTCAAGAGCCCGTTGCCTAAAGAAGATATTGGCAAGTTCTATTCTGGGGACTGCTATTTGGTCCTTTACACCTATCATTCTGGAGATAGGAAAGAAGACTATTTCTTGTGCTGCTGGTTTGGAAATAATAGCATTCAG GAGGACCAAGATACAGCAGTTAGACTGGCGAATACAATGTCAAACTCGTTAAAGGGAAGACCTGTGCAG GGGCGTGTCTACGAGGGTAAAGAGCCTCCACAGTTTGTTGCCCTTTTCCAGCCTATGGTGATCCTAAAG GGTGGCTTGAGCTCTGGCTACAAAAGCAACTTGGAAGAGAAAGGTTCACCAGACGAGATTTACACACCAGAATCAATTGCACTAATTCAAGTATCTGGAACTGGAGTTCACAATAACAAGGCGCTGCAAGTTGAACCA GTGGCAACATCTTTGAACTCTTATGAGTGCTTCCTACTGCAATCTGGTACTTCTGTGTTCCTTTGGCATGGAAATCAAAGTGCGCATGAACTGCTAGAACTGGCTGCTAAAGTTGCTGAATTCTTGAAG CCTGGGGTTACACTCAAGCATGCCAAAGAAGGAACAGAGAGCTCAACCTTTTGGTTTGCACTTGGAGGAAAGCAGAACTTCACCAGCAAGAAGGCTTCACCTGAGACTGTCAGGGATCCTCACCTATTCTCATTTTCTTTCAACAAAG GAAAGTTTCAG GTTGAAGAGATCTACAACTTTGCTCAAGATGACCTATTGACTGAggatatatattttcttgacACTCATGCTGAAGTTTTTGTCTGGGTTGGTCAATGTGTGGACCCCAAGGAAAAGCAAACTGTGTTTGAGATTGGCCAA AAATACATAGATCGTGCTGGATCCTTGGAAGGCTTGTCTCCTAAAGTTCCACTATACAAAATCAACGAAGGGAACGAACCATGCTTCTTCACCACTTACTTTTCTTGGGATCACACTAAATCTATC GTGCAAGGAAACTCATTCCAGAAAAAAGCAGCCTTGTTATTTGGCACTCACCACGTTGTAGAG GACAAGTCTAGCGGTGGTGGACCAAGGCAAAGAGCTGAGGCACTAGCTGCCTTAAATTCTGCCTTTAATTCTTCTTCTAGCAGACCTGCCTATTCG AGCCAGGACAGATCAAGCGAAAGCCAAGAGGGTCCAAGACAAAGAGCTGAAGCTTTAGCCGCCTTGACGTCCGCGTTTAGTTCATCATCGACCAAAGCGCCTCCACCACCAAGGTCAGTGGGGACGAGTCAGGCTTCACAGAGAGCAGCAGCAGTGGCTGCTCTCTCTCAAGTTCTTGTTGCTGAGAATAAGAAAACACCTGATACCTCTCCTACAAGAAGATCTACTAGCTCCAACCCAGCAGATGACTCCTCTCTAA ATGAAGCGAAAGATGATCAAGCAGATGCTTCAGAAGAAGAGGAGCCTGAAGTGAAACAGGAGGAAACAGAAGAGCAAGATGAATCTGTGATAGATCCAAGTGGAGCAACTTTCACTTACGAACAGCTGAAAGCCAATTCTGAGAACCCAGTGACTGGTATAGATTACAAGCGCAGAGAG GCTTATCTATCTGAGGAAGAGTTCCCAAATGTGTTTGGGATGGAAAAAGACGCATTCAACAACTTACCTCGTTGGAAGCAAGATCTGCTTAAGAAGAAGTTTGACTTGTTCTAG